From one Meles meles chromosome 18, mMelMel3.1 paternal haplotype, whole genome shotgun sequence genomic stretch:
- the HCRT gene encoding orexin, producing MNHPSTKVPWAAVTLLLLLLLPPALLSPGAAAQPLPDCCRQKTCSCRLYELLHGAGNHAAGILTLGKRRPGPPGLQGRLQRLLQASGNHAAGILTMGRRAGAEPAPRPCPGRRCSAAAVAPSAAPEGRSGV from the exons ATGAACCATCCCTCTACAAAG GTCCCCTGGGCCGCCGTgacgctgctgctgctgctgttgctgccgCCCGCGCTGCTGTCGCCCGGGGCGGCCGCGCAGCCCCTGCCCGACTGTTGCCGCCAGAAGACGTGCTCCTGCCGCCTCTACGAGCTGCTGCACGGAGCGGGCAACCACGCGGCCGGTATCCTCACGCTGGGCAAGCGGCGCCCCGGGCCCCCCGGCCTCCAGGGCCGGCTGCAGCGCCTCCTGCAGGCCAGCGGCAATCATGCGGCCGGCATCCTGACCATGGGCCGCCGCGCAGGCGCAGAGCCAGCGCCGCGCCCCTGCCCCGGGCGACGCTGTTCCGCAGCCGCCGTCGCCCCGTCCGCAGCGCCTGAAGGACGGTCCGGGGTCTGA